The sequence below is a genomic window from Spiroplasma gladiatoris.
TCAAATGTTTTTAATCTTATAATTTCTAATAAATATTCATAAATTTCTTCTCATTTTTTAATAATAACTACTTAATAAAAAAACTATTTATAAAATGAATTTTATAAATAGCATAATGCTCCTTTGCCTTCAACTACTTTTTTTGCAAACTTATTTGCAAATTCAATTGCTTTTCCCATATCTTCATAAACATAATTTTTTGGCAATTGACTGATTAGAGCACCAATAAACGCATCTCCAGCACCAGTTGTATCAACAACGTTAGTTGATTTTATTACAGAGAAATTGTCTCCTCTACCATCATGATAAAATTCAACACCGTTTTCTCCCTTAGTCATTAAAATGTATTGTTGTTTATAATCCATAAAAAAGTTTCTTTTATATTTGTTTAATATTAAAAACTCTTCTTCACTAAGTTTAACAATTGAAGCATACTCAATAACTTCAAAAGTTTTTTTAGCAAATTCTTCTTCACTCGATCATAAATCATCACGATAATTTGGATCAAAAACAACAGTTTTATTTGCTAAAAATAATTCTTTCATAATATCAATATAATTTGGATAGCAATCGTTTAACATTCCAAATGCTGAACCAAAATGAGCTAAATCAATTTTACTAATATCAACATTAACTTTATTTCTCATATCCATTTTAATATCAAACTTAAAATTTCTTTCTCCACTTGGTTCTAAACTAACAACAGCTGTTGAAAGATTTGTATCATTGATAGTTGTTACAAAATCAGCTTTAATATCTTGTTGAGTTAAAAAATCTTTAATTATTAATGAGTTCTTATCATCTCCGACATTTGAACCAAAATAAACAGTATTATTAGAATTATATTTAATTGCAACAGCTGCATTAAGTGGTGCTCCACCAATTTTTGCACTTTCTTTGTCACCATCTTTAAAAACATCCATTAATGCTTCACCAATACATATTATATTCATACAATTTCTCCTCTAATCTAAAATTATTTTACACTTATTTTTGGAAAAAAATTTCAAAAAAAAAATTAAAACTTATTAAATTTCCATTTCATAAGCTCTAATTCTTGATGGTTTTATTCTTTTGTTATTTCTTGCTTCTAAATATGGAACAACAATATTTTTATATTTTAAACTAACTTCGTTAGTAATTTGTTGATAAATCATATCAAATGCAAGTGAATTATAATTAAAATGATTTAACAAAATATTTGTATAACATCTTTGAAATTCTTTATCTTTTGCTCTTTCAATAATTTTATAACTATATTTAATCGTTTTAAGTCCATAAATATTTGCAAAAATATTTACAAAATCAAAGTATTTATTTAGCTTTTGAAGTTTTATATTCATATCCACTTTATCTTCTTTTAATTTAAGCATTTTATTCATTATTGGCATAATAAAGTACATAATATATCTAAATCAGTCTTTAAAGTTTTTCATTTTTACAAAACCTAAAAAAAATATAATTTCAATTTTTTGATTAAATAAATTGATTTCTCTTAATTCTTCAACAGACATTTCTCTAATGTTTTGATTATCTAAATGAATTGGTTGGTTATAATTTATTACTAGAGAGGTTTCAAACTCACCTTTTCATTTCGTTTTAGCATTAATACTTATTTCAAAAAGTGGATGACTCATTTTAAAATTATTTGATTGGATATCTTTTGCTAAACATTTTAGTTGTGAATAAACAACTTCTTTAATTGTTTTTCTTGGTAAAAATCAATTAATTTTTATAACTACCCATGCTTCTCTTGGATCTATGGCTTCTTTGCATAGGATGCAACTTTTTTCTTCATACATATTTTTTTAACTCCTTTATAAAAATAACGGCAAGAATTCAGATAAGAACTTTTTAAAATTATTGAAATACATATAATCTGCTATTGTTGTTGATTGTTCAACAAGATTTTCATATTTTAAAATCTCTACATAAATATTAATTTCATTTTCATCTAAAGAATCTATGAATCGAATTGGATTTGATTGCATAGAATTTTTCATCATAGTAAGACCCATATTACTTTCTTTAGTTGAATAAAAATCAATTAAATCTTCTATTTCTCTTGAGTCTTTATTTGTAACATCAATTTCTCATGATTTTGTTTTTTTATTATCTACTTTATATAAAAACTCATTTTTATTAAACACAATAAAAAAGTTTATAGTTTTGTAATTATTATTAATATAACTTATTTTATAAACATCATTAATAATTCTTGTTTCATTTTTTGCTCTAAAAATTCCTTCTTGAGGTTCATAAAACTCAATTTGATCACATTCAGATTCTGAAAGTAATTTGTAGATTGATTTTAACATATTTTTTATATCCACATTCTCACTCCCTTAATAAAATAATTTTAACATTTTAATAGATTAAATATAACTACTAAATAAAAAAACAATTTATTATTAAAAATAAATTGTTTTAAAATTAGCGATTTAAATTTTTATAATAGTTTTTTTGAATAATAAGATTGCTAGAAAAGTTGTATAAATAACTTAAACCAATCATTAGACCAAGAATTCCAACAAAAGTCATAAAGAAAATTGCTATACCAGGAATTCCACCCACTCCTTTTTTATCATGAACATTTAAAAAGAAATAAGGATAGAAAAAGTTTTTCTCTTTTAATTCTCCATTAACCATCTCATAATATTTGTAAATTCCATTATTTTCAGATTGATATCTTAATTCTCCTCTGATTAATGCAAATATACAATATATAAAAATAATTAAAAATTGAATATAAAATTTTTTTAAAAAGAATTGATTTAATTCAACTTCTTTTTTTCTAGGCATTAAGAATAATACATAAACTATAAATCCAATTGGCATAAATACGTGGTTATAAATATTCGAAAGCTGAGGAATAACTCCTGTTGGAAACCCTGAAATTGGAATTAAAACTGCATTATAAACTAACATTGTAACAGTTATACAAGTTAATAAAGTACTTGCAGTTGTATAGCTTGTTGCTTTTGTTAGTCCTTCTCTTTTGTATTGAATTGCAGCAATTATAAATCACACTTGACAAAATACATTTGAAAGTAAAGTAAAAGTTGTAAAATGTTCTATTGTTAATAATTCAATGCTTCCATGATATTTATTGTTTAAATCAGCTTTATCAATTAATCTTCAGATTCAATATCCATAAATACTTAAAAATGAAAGAATGATAAATACCATTTTATAACTAAATAATATTTTTTCATATTTTTTCATTATAAATCTCCTTTAAAAGTTATTATAAATAATTTTTAATAAAAATAACTATACTCTAAAATTTTTTTATAATTTAAATAAAATTTTACAAAAAAAATATCTATTACTAGATACTTTTTTACTTCCAAAATTTTTCGCTATATTGATATGATTTATAATTTAAATTTTGCTACTGGTTTTATAAAAGTAACATTCTTTTAAATTTTATTTTTTATAATATATTGAAAAGTTATTTAGTTTAAACTAAGCTTTTTTCAAAGAAATTTTAGCTTGTCCTTTTTCATCATCAACTGACATTACATATCCATCAACTGATTGACCGATAGATAAGTGGTTACTTACGTTTGATACGTAACCATCAGTAATTTCTGAAATGTGAATTAACCCTTTGTATGTTTTTCCATTAAGATCAACATCACAAAAAGCGCCAAAGTTAACGATATTTGTTATTGTTACTTTTACAATTTGTCCCATTTAAAATTTAAACTCCTTTACATAAATACTATATAGTAAAAAGATGAAATAATAAATAGATTTTTGATTACAATTTAAAATTTTTTTAATTCATTTTAAGTTAATAACATAAATTGTAGTTTACATATATTATGTATAATCCTACAAAAAATAAGGTTTAACAGTTTTTGATATAAATAATTATCTAAGAGAACAAATTTTTAGTAATTATAGTAATAGCAAATTATCGTAACATTCAACTTGATTTAAAATAATTTATTAAAAAAATAGTTATTTATATTTATTAGCAAGCATGAATGTAAATAATTTTTATTTTAAGTA
It includes:
- a CDS encoding PfkB family carbohydrate kinase, translated to MNIICIGEALMDVFKDGDKESAKIGGAPLNAAVAIKYNSNNTVYFGSNVGDDKNSLIIKDFLTQQDIKADFVTTINDTNLSTAVVSLEPSGERNFKFDIKMDMRNKVNVDISKIDLAHFGSAFGMLNDCYPNYIDIMKELFLANKTVVFDPNYRDDLWSSEEEFAKKTFEVIEYASIVKLSEEEFLILNKYKRNFFMDYKQQYILMTKGENGVEFYHDGRGDNFSVIKSTNVVDTTGAGDAFIGALISQLPKNYVYEDMGKAIEFANKFAKKVVEGKGALCYL
- a CDS encoding S1 RNA-binding domain-containing protein, whose translation is MGQIVKVTITNIVNFGAFCDVDLNGKTYKGLIHISEITDGYVSNVSNHLSIGQSVDGYVMSVDDEKGQAKISLKKA